From the Primulina tabacum isolate GXHZ01 chromosome 3, ASM2559414v2, whole genome shotgun sequence genome, one window contains:
- the LOC142540606 gene encoding lysine-specific demethylase JMJ28-like isoform X1, translating to MRGKDPPREELRCKRTDGRQWRCKRQAMAGKTLCDIHYLQGKHRQNRQKVPDSLKLERKVTKKRAKNGDTVRVPKLKQVSLAVERRKRQAVSEALDDVLKRMKLKSGDLQLELIREFLKRQVTKKKEKEKGLEDNVVADETRELPYGVMAISQSPASLQKFGECNGGLDVKLGVNLHENSVLQRHFRSKNIEPLPIGTMQIVPFAWNMKRRKIRKCHWCKQSKGRLLIKCLACRKRFFCVVCLKQRYIEKQAAKMKCPACCGTCSCNICEKRQNKALGHKDCYSGKRKVNKIELLHYLIHVLLPVLKQVNHDQNIELESEATVTGIGKSLSEIQIPQANLSFHKLLCCNRCKSAITDYHRTCMNCLYNLCLSCCQEISQRSSHGSCKRKSLKKRKRFASGDDLISERHISRQNSGEIPCHFPTSLQIWEPSSDGSIPCPPIDIGGCGGSNLDLKCVYPCSWNRDLEVRAEEMLRLYQLPKTADFSLCCSLCEDISHKDGDAKVQKGTYRKLGYKDNYLYCPAIHDIHHESPEHFQNHWTKGQPVVVRNVLRRTSSLCWDPVIMFGSYMENKISEHCIENDMKVTNCIDWCEVEINRKRIFMGSLEKGTHASMQLKTLKFKASLSSHLFQKHFPIHYKEILSALPLPEYINPVCGLLNLGVKLPDQFRRPELGPCIHFSYGVPEGQMQADVLSKLCYESHDMVNILACATDTPVSPEQINNIGNSMKKCKALDHNRGQSASNSSDQKGKSPLQSEGTGESGLQDIKENIHLENEIAKVPFSSSEILEDQTLNTENGNVSSDSESDTEASIFCCGTVEKSEDTDEYFLGADVESSCSSEDKHGINSCGAQWDIFRRQDVPKLLEYLKRHSKELNNGSCYLKNAHPILDQTIFLDAFHKLKLKEEFDIQPWNFDQYPGEAVFIPAGCPYQIRKLKSCVNVVLDFVSPENATQCIKLAEEIRLLPVQHKAKTKLLEVRRMVLHGISEAVEEIGNLKQVLL from the exons TGGAGAGAAAAGTTACGAAGAAAAGGGCAAAAAATGGGGATACTGTTCGGGTTCCAAAATTGAAGCAAGTGTCGTTGGCGGTGGAGAGGAGGAAGCGGCAGGCTGTTTCGGAAGCTTTGGATGATGTATTGAAGAGGATGAAACTGAAAAGCGGGGATTTGCAATTGGAATTGATTAGAGAGTTCTTAAAGAGGCAGGTGACAAAGAAGAAGGAGAAGGAAAAAGGGTTGGAGGACAATGTGGTTGCTGATGAAACGAGAGAGTTACCTTATGGAGTTATGGCTATTTCGCAATCCCCTGCCAGTTTGCAGAAATTTGGGGAGTGCAATGGTGGTTTGGATGTGAAACTAGGGGTGAATTTGCATGAAAACTCGGTTTTACAGAGGCATTTTCGGTCAAAAAATATTGAACCACTCCCCATTGGTACAATGCAG ATTGTGCCATTTGCGTGGAATATGAAGAGAAGGAAAATAAGAAAATGTCATTGGTGTAAACAAAGTAAAGGGCGGCTCTTGATCAAGTGCTTGGCTTGCAGGAAACGATTCTTTTGTGTGGTTTGCTTAAAACAGAG GTATATCGAGAAGCAAGCCGCGAAAATGAAATGTCCTGCATGTTGTGGAACTTGTAGTTGCAACATTTGTGAGAAACGACAAAATAAAGCTCTCGGTCATAAG GACTGCTATAGTGGGAAAAGGAAGGTCAATAAGATCGAATTGCTTCACTATCTAATCCACGTGCTTCTTCCTGTGCTGAAGCAAGTAAATCATGACCAAAATATTGAACTCGAATCTGAAGCTACGGTAACAGGTATAG GGAAATCCCTATCTGAAATTCAGATTCCACAGGCCAACTTAAGTTTCCATAAGCTACTTTGCTG CAACAGATGTAAAAGTGCTATCACGGACTACCATAGGACGTGCATGAATTGTTTGTACAACCTTTGTCTGAGTTGTTGCCAGGAGATTTCTCAACGTAGTTCACATGGAAGTTGTAAACGCAAAAGTTTGAAGAAAAGGAAAAGATTTGCTTCTGGTGATGATCTAATCTCTGAGCGACATATTTCTAGGCAAAATTCTGGTGAAATTCCCTGTCACTTCCCGACGTCCTTGCAAATTTGGGAACCTAGTTCTGATGGAAGTATTCCTTGCCCACCTATAGATATAGGAGGCTGTGGTGGCAGCAACCTTGATTTAAAATGTGTATATCCCTGCTCCTGGAATAGAGATCTTGAAGTCAGAGCTGAAGAAATGTTGCGCCTTTATCAACTTCCAAAAACTGCAGATTTTTCTTTGTGTTGCTCGTTATGCGAGGACATTAGTCATAAAGATGGTGATGCTAAGGTTCAGAAAGGTACATATAGGAAATTAGGTTACAAGGACAACTATCTGTATTGTCCTGCTATTCACGATATTCATCATGAATCCCCCGAGCATTTTCAGAACCATTGGACTAAAGGTCAACCAGTTGTAGTTCGAAATGTGCTTCGGAGAACCTCGAGTTTGTGTTGGGATCCAGTTATCATGTTTGGCTCTTACATGGAGAACAAGATTTCTGAACATTGTATTGAAAACGACATGAAAGTGACAAACTGCATAGATTGGTGTGAG GTCGAAATCAACAGGAAGCGGATTTTCATGGGATCATTGGAGAAGGGAACACACGCTAGCATGCAGCTAAAAACTCTGAAGTTCAAAGCTTCGCTTTCCTCTCATTTATTTCAAAAGCACTTTCCGATCCACTATAAAGAGATCTTAAGTGCCTTACCTCTTCCAGAGTATATCAATCCAGTGTGTGGCCTTCTGAATTTGGGAGTGAAGTTGCCAGACCAATTTCGGAGGCCGGAATTAGGTCCATGTATCCATTTTTCATATGGAGTCCCAGAGGGACAAATGCAGGCTGATGTTTTGTCGAAGTTGTGTTATGAATCACATGATATG GTTAACATTCTCGCTTGTGCTACTGATACCCCAGTTTCACCAGAACAAATTAATAACATTGGAAATTCAATGAAAAAATGTAAGGCTCTAGATCACAATCGTGGGCAATCGGCAAGTAATTCTAGTGATCAGAAAGGTAAATCACCTCTGCAGAGTGAAGGCACAGGTGAATCGGGCTTGCAAGATATCAAGGAAAACATCCACCTGGAAAATGAAATTGCAAAAGTTCCTTTTAGCTCTAGTGAAATCCTTGAGGATCAAACACTTAATACTGAAAACGGGAATGTATCCAGCGATAGTGAATCTGATACTGAGGCCTCAATATTCTGCTGTGGAACTGTCGAGAAATCTGAAGATACTGATGAGTATTTTCTAGGAGCAGATGTAGAAAGCTCATGCTCCAGTGAAGATAAGCATGGGATAAATTCTTGTGGTGCCCAGTGGGACATTTTTCGTCGACAAGATGTGCCAAAACTTCTTGAGTACCTCAAGCGACATTCTAAAGAGCTAAACAACGGGTCATGCTATCTAAAAAAT GCTCATCCAATTTTAGATCAGACCATTTTTCTTGATGCATTTCACAAATTGAAGCTTAAAGAGGAGTTTG ATATCCAACCATGGAATTTTGATCAATATCCTGGAGAAGCTGTTTTCATTCCTGCAGGCTGTCcttatcaaatcagaaaacttAAG TCATGTGTCAATGTTGTTTTGGATTTCGTCTCTCCTGAAAATGCTACTCAATGTATTAAACTGG
- the LOC142540606 gene encoding lysine-specific demethylase JMJ28-like isoform X2 has product MRGKDPPREELRCKRTDGRQWRCKRQAMAGKTLCDIHYLQGKHRQNRQKVPDSLKLERKVTKKRAKNGDTVRVPKLKQVSLAVERRKRQAVSEALDDVLKRMKLKSGDLQLELIREFLKRQVTKKKEKEKGLEDNVVADETRELPYGVMAISQSPASLQKFGECNGGLDVKLGVNLHENSVLQRHFRSKNIEPLPIGTMQIVPFAWNMKRRKIRKCHWCKQSKGRLLIKCLACRKRFFCVVCLKQRYIEKQAAKMKCPACCGTCSCNICEKRQNKALGHKDCYSGKRKVNKIELLHYLIHVLLPVLKQVNHDQNIELESEATVTGKSLSEIQIPQANLSFHKLLCCNRCKSAITDYHRTCMNCLYNLCLSCCQEISQRSSHGSCKRKSLKKRKRFASGDDLISERHISRQNSGEIPCHFPTSLQIWEPSSDGSIPCPPIDIGGCGGSNLDLKCVYPCSWNRDLEVRAEEMLRLYQLPKTADFSLCCSLCEDISHKDGDAKVQKGTYRKLGYKDNYLYCPAIHDIHHESPEHFQNHWTKGQPVVVRNVLRRTSSLCWDPVIMFGSYMENKISEHCIENDMKVTNCIDWCEVEINRKRIFMGSLEKGTHASMQLKTLKFKASLSSHLFQKHFPIHYKEILSALPLPEYINPVCGLLNLGVKLPDQFRRPELGPCIHFSYGVPEGQMQADVLSKLCYESHDMVNILACATDTPVSPEQINNIGNSMKKCKALDHNRGQSASNSSDQKGKSPLQSEGTGESGLQDIKENIHLENEIAKVPFSSSEILEDQTLNTENGNVSSDSESDTEASIFCCGTVEKSEDTDEYFLGADVESSCSSEDKHGINSCGAQWDIFRRQDVPKLLEYLKRHSKELNNGSCYLKNAHPILDQTIFLDAFHKLKLKEEFDIQPWNFDQYPGEAVFIPAGCPYQIRKLKSCVNVVLDFVSPENATQCIKLAEEIRLLPVQHKAKTKLLEVRRMVLHGISEAVEEIGNLKQVLL; this is encoded by the exons TGGAGAGAAAAGTTACGAAGAAAAGGGCAAAAAATGGGGATACTGTTCGGGTTCCAAAATTGAAGCAAGTGTCGTTGGCGGTGGAGAGGAGGAAGCGGCAGGCTGTTTCGGAAGCTTTGGATGATGTATTGAAGAGGATGAAACTGAAAAGCGGGGATTTGCAATTGGAATTGATTAGAGAGTTCTTAAAGAGGCAGGTGACAAAGAAGAAGGAGAAGGAAAAAGGGTTGGAGGACAATGTGGTTGCTGATGAAACGAGAGAGTTACCTTATGGAGTTATGGCTATTTCGCAATCCCCTGCCAGTTTGCAGAAATTTGGGGAGTGCAATGGTGGTTTGGATGTGAAACTAGGGGTGAATTTGCATGAAAACTCGGTTTTACAGAGGCATTTTCGGTCAAAAAATATTGAACCACTCCCCATTGGTACAATGCAG ATTGTGCCATTTGCGTGGAATATGAAGAGAAGGAAAATAAGAAAATGTCATTGGTGTAAACAAAGTAAAGGGCGGCTCTTGATCAAGTGCTTGGCTTGCAGGAAACGATTCTTTTGTGTGGTTTGCTTAAAACAGAG GTATATCGAGAAGCAAGCCGCGAAAATGAAATGTCCTGCATGTTGTGGAACTTGTAGTTGCAACATTTGTGAGAAACGACAAAATAAAGCTCTCGGTCATAAG GACTGCTATAGTGGGAAAAGGAAGGTCAATAAGATCGAATTGCTTCACTATCTAATCCACGTGCTTCTTCCTGTGCTGAAGCAAGTAAATCATGACCAAAATATTGAACTCGAATCTGAAGCTACGGTAACAG GGAAATCCCTATCTGAAATTCAGATTCCACAGGCCAACTTAAGTTTCCATAAGCTACTTTGCTG CAACAGATGTAAAAGTGCTATCACGGACTACCATAGGACGTGCATGAATTGTTTGTACAACCTTTGTCTGAGTTGTTGCCAGGAGATTTCTCAACGTAGTTCACATGGAAGTTGTAAACGCAAAAGTTTGAAGAAAAGGAAAAGATTTGCTTCTGGTGATGATCTAATCTCTGAGCGACATATTTCTAGGCAAAATTCTGGTGAAATTCCCTGTCACTTCCCGACGTCCTTGCAAATTTGGGAACCTAGTTCTGATGGAAGTATTCCTTGCCCACCTATAGATATAGGAGGCTGTGGTGGCAGCAACCTTGATTTAAAATGTGTATATCCCTGCTCCTGGAATAGAGATCTTGAAGTCAGAGCTGAAGAAATGTTGCGCCTTTATCAACTTCCAAAAACTGCAGATTTTTCTTTGTGTTGCTCGTTATGCGAGGACATTAGTCATAAAGATGGTGATGCTAAGGTTCAGAAAGGTACATATAGGAAATTAGGTTACAAGGACAACTATCTGTATTGTCCTGCTATTCACGATATTCATCATGAATCCCCCGAGCATTTTCAGAACCATTGGACTAAAGGTCAACCAGTTGTAGTTCGAAATGTGCTTCGGAGAACCTCGAGTTTGTGTTGGGATCCAGTTATCATGTTTGGCTCTTACATGGAGAACAAGATTTCTGAACATTGTATTGAAAACGACATGAAAGTGACAAACTGCATAGATTGGTGTGAG GTCGAAATCAACAGGAAGCGGATTTTCATGGGATCATTGGAGAAGGGAACACACGCTAGCATGCAGCTAAAAACTCTGAAGTTCAAAGCTTCGCTTTCCTCTCATTTATTTCAAAAGCACTTTCCGATCCACTATAAAGAGATCTTAAGTGCCTTACCTCTTCCAGAGTATATCAATCCAGTGTGTGGCCTTCTGAATTTGGGAGTGAAGTTGCCAGACCAATTTCGGAGGCCGGAATTAGGTCCATGTATCCATTTTTCATATGGAGTCCCAGAGGGACAAATGCAGGCTGATGTTTTGTCGAAGTTGTGTTATGAATCACATGATATG GTTAACATTCTCGCTTGTGCTACTGATACCCCAGTTTCACCAGAACAAATTAATAACATTGGAAATTCAATGAAAAAATGTAAGGCTCTAGATCACAATCGTGGGCAATCGGCAAGTAATTCTAGTGATCAGAAAGGTAAATCACCTCTGCAGAGTGAAGGCACAGGTGAATCGGGCTTGCAAGATATCAAGGAAAACATCCACCTGGAAAATGAAATTGCAAAAGTTCCTTTTAGCTCTAGTGAAATCCTTGAGGATCAAACACTTAATACTGAAAACGGGAATGTATCCAGCGATAGTGAATCTGATACTGAGGCCTCAATATTCTGCTGTGGAACTGTCGAGAAATCTGAAGATACTGATGAGTATTTTCTAGGAGCAGATGTAGAAAGCTCATGCTCCAGTGAAGATAAGCATGGGATAAATTCTTGTGGTGCCCAGTGGGACATTTTTCGTCGACAAGATGTGCCAAAACTTCTTGAGTACCTCAAGCGACATTCTAAAGAGCTAAACAACGGGTCATGCTATCTAAAAAAT GCTCATCCAATTTTAGATCAGACCATTTTTCTTGATGCATTTCACAAATTGAAGCTTAAAGAGGAGTTTG ATATCCAACCATGGAATTTTGATCAATATCCTGGAGAAGCTGTTTTCATTCCTGCAGGCTGTCcttatcaaatcagaaaacttAAG TCATGTGTCAATGTTGTTTTGGATTTCGTCTCTCCTGAAAATGCTACTCAATGTATTAAACTGG